In Aegilops tauschii subsp. strangulata cultivar AL8/78 chromosome 3, Aet v6.0, whole genome shotgun sequence, one genomic interval encodes:
- the LOC109772960 gene encoding uncharacterized protein: MGEADHYRTLGLRRDASKAEVKAAFSRLALLHHPDRHAQADAATRRFRQVYDAYHVLYDDHRRAEYDLRTSSAWSGFGHGGAKSRSSSASGGYGHGGASSSPSGRYGYPHGCGGDFQDWPSPREGESLGVWMRANWHPLLCCTMRIAKVVIDGWKLYNTWKSSRESSIEKEAAESEEKMKNEPSEEKE, encoded by the exons ATGGGCGAGGCCGACCACTACAGGACGCTGGGGCTCCGGCGAGATGCCAGCAAAGCCGAGGTCAAGGCCGCATTCTCCCGCCTCGCCCTCCTCCACCACCCCGACCGCCACGCCCAGGCcgacgccgccacccgccgctTCCGCCAGGTGTACGACGCCTACCACGTCCTCTACGATGACCACCGCCGCGCCGAGTATGACCTCCGCACCTCCTCGGCTTGGAGCGGCTTCGGTCACGGCGGCGCCAAGTCCCGCTCCTCCTCGGCCTCGGGTGGCTACGGGCATGGCGGGGCCTCCTCTTCGCCTTCGGGTCGCTACGGGTACCCACACGGATGCGGCGGCGATTTTCAGGACTGGCCATCTCCGAGGGAAGGCGAAAGTCTGGGCGTTTGGATGAGAGCCAATTGGCACCCCTTGCTCTGCTG CACCATGAGGATCGCAAAAGTTGTAATAGATGGCTGGAAGCTGTATAATACCTGG AAATCATCAAGGGAGTCGTCAATAGAGAAGGAAGCAGCGGAGTCTGAAGAGAAGATGAAGAATGAGCCCTCAGAAGAGAAAGAGTAG
- the LOC109772940 gene encoding chaperone protein dnaJ 72 isoform X1, with protein sequence MGDHYGTLGVRPDATKAEVKAAFRRRALRDHPDRHAQSGDAGARAEAARRFRQASDAYHVLSDDRRRAEYDLRLRSSSYVRTSSSTWASSSGSHGYGYGHRESSWRRPPPGGGGASVGYDWGLLLKAMTRRRFLLNLGFSRNHLKKQWSRLRR encoded by the coding sequence ATGGGCGACCACTACGGTACGCTCGGGGTGCGGCCCGACGCTACCAAGGCCGAGGTCAAGGCCGCCTTCCGCCGCCGCGCCCTGCGCGACCACCCCGACCGCCACGCTCAATCCGGCGACGCCGGTGCCCGAGCCGAAGCCGCGCGGCGCTTCCGCCAGGCCTCTGACGCCTACCACGTCCTCTCCGACGACCGAAGGAGGGCCGAGTACGACCTCCGTCTCCGCTCTTCCTCCTATGTCCGCACATCCTCCTCCACCTGGGCCTCCTCCTCGGGTTCGCACGGCTACGGCTACGGGCACAGAGAAAGTTCTTGGCGGCGGCCGCctccgggaggcggaggcgcatCGGTGGGATACGATTGGGGCTTGTTGCTGAAGGCGATGACGCGGCGAAGGTTCCTTCTCAATCTCGGCTTCTCCAG